From a region of the Hemibagrus wyckioides isolate EC202008001 linkage group LG14, SWU_Hwy_1.0, whole genome shotgun sequence genome:
- the LOC131364607 gene encoding uncharacterized protein LOC131364607, translating to MMRVLSVTCLLLCVSVHTAHSAVLNQSLTEGNNTFLYCENDGKVIWDKGVDEGRSSILTAEHGDITVKHRPDPDHRYSVLSDLSLLIKRVSPSDSGIYFCNTVPVVNLTVTPLKERVGEENQSTQKNQSTQKNQSTQKNQSTQTTTARVTSTRVTQSEHGASPNTILMTSVEDDEGSSGIRTTDSTVMNQETGQTSPAQTHTTKAMETKSSGNNNNQRGKKQERVGEENQSTQKNQSTQKNQSTQKNQSTQTTTARVTSTRVTQSEHGASPNTILMTSVEDDEGSSGIRTTGRHAITKLGLVTHVDDISKHTLQKHYPKLSSGLGLILYWG from the exons ATGATGAGGGTTCTCTCTGTAACCTGTCTCctgctctgtgtctctgtacacACGGCTCACAGCG ccGTCTTGAATCAGAGTCTCACAGAGGGGAATAACACGTTTCTCTACTGTGAAAATGATGGTAAAGTGATTTGGGATAAAGGTGTTGATGAAGGGAGAAGCTCCATCCTCACTGCTGAACATGGAGACATCACTGTTAAACACAGACCTGATCCAGATCACAGATACAGTGTGTTAAGTGATTTATCACTGCTGATAAAGAGAGTGTCTCCCTCAGACTCGGGGATTTACTTCTGTAACACTGTTCCTGTGGTCAATCTGACGGTCACTCCGTTAAAAG AGAGAGTAGGAGAGGAGAACCAGTCCACACAGAAGAACCAGTCCACACAGAAGAACCAGTCCACACAGAAGAACCAGTCCACACAGACGACTACAGCAAGAGTGACCAGCACCAGAGTGACTCAGAGTGAACATGGAGCTTCTCCAAACACCATTCTCATGACCAGTGTAGAAGATGATGAAGGATCTTCAGGTATCAGGACTACAG ACTCGACGGTCATGAATCAAGAGACCGGACAAACATCACcggctcagacacacacaacaaaggCAATGGAAACGAAATCCTCAgggaacaacaacaaccagagagggaaaaaacaag AGAGAGTAGGAGAGGAGAACCAGTCCACACAGAAGAACCAGTCCACACAGAAGAACCAGTCCACACAGAAGAACCAGTCCACACAGACGACTACAGCAAGAGTGACCAGCACCAGAGTGACTCAGAGTGAACATGGAGCTTCTCCAAACACCATTCTCATGACCAGTGTAGAAGATGATGAAGGATCTTCAGGTATCAGGACTACAG GCAGACATGCCATCACCAAACTGGGTCTTGTCACACACGTTGATGACATAAGCAAACACACTTTGCAGAAACACTATCCTAAGTTGTCCAGTGGTCTGGGACTGATACTGTACTGGGGCTGA